One window of Treponema denticola genomic DNA carries:
- the vapC gene encoding type II toxin-antitoxin system VapC family toxin, with amino-acid sequence MILVDTSVLINFFRGRKTVGTTYFEKLIEEEKHFCINEFIYQEILQGAKDEKEFAILKSYLIDVPLYSLRLGIQSFENAALLNFRCRRKGFTIRSTVDLLIAETAIENNIPLLHDDDDFVKIAKIITELKLAV; translated from the coding sequence ATGATTTTAGTAGATACTTCCGTGTTGATCAATTTTTTTCGCGGCAGGAAAACTGTCGGTACCACATATTTTGAAAAATTGATTGAGGAAGAAAAACATTTTTGTATCAATGAATTTATTTATCAAGAAATTCTGCAAGGTGCAAAGGACGAAAAAGAATTTGCTATTTTGAAATCTTATTTAATTGATGTACCATTGTATTCGTTAAGATTAGGTATTCAATCATTTGAAAATGCAGCTCTGTTGAATTTCCGTTGCCGTAGAAAAGGTTTTACAATTCGTAGTACGGTAGATTTGCTGATTGCAGAAACAGCGATTGAAAATAATATTCCGCTTCTACACGATGATGATGATTTTGTAAAAATAGCTAAAATTATTACGGAGTTAAAGCTGGCCGTGTAG
- a CDS encoding ABC transporter ATP-binding protein produces the protein MITLRNISFSYKGTKENNLYDISLHIPKGQCVLLCGGSGCGKTTLTRLINGLIPHFFEGEFSGEAIINGMNSKEADIAQLSDSVGTVFQNPRTQFFNTDTDSEIVFGLENRGLPPEQLLSRLEKVTEDLQIQNLRERSIFELSGGEKQKIAFASVYAAEPEIFVLDEPSSNMDYHSIKELSELIKKIKLQGKTIVIAEHRIWYLMDIADRVIFMENGKIANDMDIKTFVDLPEVQIKSMKLRCRNLADVKAETVNVSPDLSVSFGGHTFAVKDITVKLGHTSVLQDISFSTTGGEIIAITGENGAGKTTLARTLCGLTQEAAGSISFDGNPLSRKMRRERSYMVMQDVGHQLFTDSVYAECRLGIKDFPDPAIDEVLTELSLNRLKGRHPLSLSGGQKQRLAVAVSVLCGKNILIFDEPTSGLDLKSMQEAGRIIKRLADDKKTVIVITHDIEFIKTICSRVLILSGGKIVKELCGEKKNELEMQLETF, from the coding sequence TTGATTACTTTACGGAATATTTCTTTTTCTTATAAGGGAACAAAAGAAAATAATTTGTATGATATATCTCTGCATATCCCGAAAGGGCAATGCGTGCTGCTCTGCGGCGGTTCAGGCTGCGGTAAAACAACATTGACTCGGTTAATTAACGGTTTAATTCCCCATTTTTTTGAAGGTGAATTTTCCGGAGAAGCAATTATAAATGGAATGAACAGCAAGGAAGCGGATATTGCGCAGCTTTCCGATAGCGTCGGTACGGTCTTTCAAAATCCAAGAACACAGTTTTTTAATACCGATACTGATAGTGAAATCGTATTCGGTTTGGAAAACCGAGGACTTCCTCCGGAGCAATTACTGAGCCGTCTTGAAAAAGTTACCGAGGATTTACAGATACAAAACTTGCGCGAACGCAGTATCTTTGAACTTTCCGGAGGAGAAAAACAAAAGATCGCATTTGCTTCAGTGTATGCTGCCGAGCCTGAAATATTTGTGTTGGATGAACCTTCGTCTAATATGGATTATCATTCTATCAAAGAACTGAGCGAACTGATTAAAAAAATCAAATTACAGGGAAAGACTATTGTCATTGCCGAACATCGGATATGGTATTTGATGGATATAGCTGATAGGGTGATTTTTATGGAAAATGGAAAGATTGCTAATGATATGGATATTAAAACATTTGTTGATCTTCCTGAAGTACAGATAAAAAGTATGAAATTGCGCTGTAGAAATCTTGCTGATGTTAAAGCTGAGACTGTAAATGTATCTCCCGATTTAAGCGTATCTTTCGGCGGGCATACCTTTGCAGTAAAAGATATTACCGTCAAATTAGGGCATACATCCGTCCTACAAGATATTTCGTTTTCTACAACAGGAGGAGAGATTATTGCAATAACGGGAGAAAATGGAGCGGGGAAAACGACATTGGCGCGTACGCTATGCGGTCTTACACAAGAAGCAGCGGGAAGCATATCTTTTGACGGCAACCCCCTATCGAGAAAAATGCGGAGAGAGCGTTCATATATGGTGATGCAGGATGTCGGTCATCAGCTTTTTACGGACAGCGTATATGCTGAATGCCGATTAGGTATCAAAGATTTTCCGGATCCCGCTATCGATGAAGTGTTAACGGAACTCTCGCTTAACCGGCTAAAAGGGAGGCATCCGCTTTCCCTTTCCGGCGGACAAAAGCAGCGGCTTGCAGTAGCGGTCAGTGTACTGTGCGGAAAGAACATCCTTATCTTTGATGAACCCACCAGCGGGCTTGATCTTAAAAGCATGCAAGAGGCAGGACGCATAATCAAGCGGCTGGCGGACGATAAAAAGACTGTTATCGTTATCACCCATGATATTGAGTTTATCAAAACAATCTGTTCGCGTGTACTGATTTTATCCGGCGGAAAGATTGTCAAAGAACTGTGCGGTGAAAAAAAGAATGAACTTGAAATGCAGCTGGAGACATTTTAA
- a CDS encoding energy-coupling factor transporter transmembrane component T family protein, with translation MCLDPRTKLLILAITSVSIFLNESMLIEGAFIFIPFLLLLQAKHIRLAFKSGAAFIILLTLPMLLVPHLPVTAGGILYMFAVYIRKLIPCFMLGSLLIRTTKVSTFLAAISRLHLPKGFTIALSITLRYFPTMTEEWGFIKDAMSLRGISASPAGLLFHPVRTMEYVYVPMLVSASKISDEITQAAITRGIDHLERRSCLENISFRMRDALLLILYSSLVVLIIFNTVKGAVLP, from the coding sequence ATGTGTTTGGATCCGCGCACCAAATTACTCATTCTTGCAATTACGAGTGTATCGATTTTTTTGAATGAGAGTATGCTGATAGAAGGTGCTTTTATATTTATCCCCTTTTTGCTGCTCTTACAGGCAAAACATATTCGGCTTGCATTTAAAAGCGGTGCGGCCTTTATCATTTTGCTGACACTGCCGATGCTGCTAGTGCCGCACCTCCCGGTAACGGCAGGCGGCATTCTCTATATGTTTGCCGTATACATACGCAAACTCATTCCGTGTTTTATGCTCGGCAGTCTTCTCATCCGGACAACCAAGGTAAGTACTTTCTTGGCGGCAATCAGCCGCTTACACCTGCCGAAAGGTTTTACCATTGCATTGTCGATCACGCTGCGCTATTTTCCGACAATGACGGAAGAATGGGGTTTTATCAAGGATGCGATGTCCTTGCGGGGCATATCGGCGTCTCCTGCAGGATTGCTTTTTCATCCGGTACGGACAATGGAATATGTGTATGTACCGATGCTTGTGTCAGCGTCAAAAATATCCGACGAGATAACACAGGCTGCTATTACTCGGGGAATAGATCATCTTGAACGGAGGAGCTGTCTTGAAAACATAAGTTTCCGGATGAGGGATGCACTGCTGCTCATTCTTTACTCGAGTCTTGTTGTGCTTATCATTTTTAATACTGTAAAAGGAGCGGTTCTTCCTTGA
- a CDS encoding MptD family putative ECF transporter S component — protein sequence MKNKKINTLQTKDFISIGVFSLVYFAAAFIIGGVAQMTPVTFPFMPMIVALFAGSIFMLYTAKIPKRGAISILGILAGLLLFITGMFWMMSVFFIIFGFIADGIASFGEFKSFKKNLTAYCIFALAPMGAYIPMAVMPAQFDAFMRKKGDFSSFAEVINAIGANRWVVPAMIAGTVVCAIIGGMIGKKLLKKHFEKAGIV from the coding sequence ATGAAAAACAAAAAAATTAACACATTACAGACCAAGGATTTTATTTCTATCGGCGTTTTCTCGCTTGTTTATTTTGCGGCTGCTTTTATCATCGGCGGTGTTGCGCAGATGACACCGGTTACATTTCCGTTTATGCCGATGATTGTCGCATTGTTTGCGGGCAGTATTTTTATGCTATATACCGCAAAAATTCCAAAACGGGGTGCAATTTCGATTTTGGGGATTTTAGCAGGATTGTTGCTCTTTATTACCGGAATGTTTTGGATGATGTCGGTCTTTTTTATCATCTTCGGTTTTATTGCAGACGGTATTGCATCTTTCGGGGAGTTTAAATCTTTTAAGAAAAACCTTACGGCGTATTGTATTTTTGCACTTGCACCGATGGGGGCGTATATACCGATGGCAGTAATGCCCGCTCAGTTTGATGCGTTTATGCGCAAAAAAGGAGACTTTTCATCTTTTGCCGAAGTCATTAATGCAATCGGTGCTAACCGATGGGTGGTTCCGGCAATGATAGCGGGAACGGTTGTGTGTGCGATAATAGGCGGAATGATCGGAAAAAAATTGCTGAAAAAACATTTTGAAAAGGCGGGAATTGTGTAA
- a CDS encoding TetR/AcrR family transcriptional regulator has product MSKSEDTKQLILDTAKREFLEKGYNAASVRTIAKKAGLTTGAIFRYYADKAALFEALVSEAADGLVKQFKAAQEAHFELIPQERTAESRDLSTEYLRHFVNYVYDRFDEFKLVLCGAEGTKYANYIHDLVELDVERTETYYRLLREKGKIKGSISHELHHMITSAYFTAVFETVVHDMPREQAMGYVEEIAVFFNSGWEGLLKLV; this is encoded by the coding sequence ATGAGCAAAAGTGAAGATACCAAACAACTGATTTTGGATACGGCTAAGCGTGAGTTTTTGGAAAAAGGCTATAACGCTGCCTCTGTCCGCACGATTGCAAAGAAAGCCGGTTTAACGACCGGTGCGATTTTTCGGTATTACGCGGATAAGGCCGCTTTGTTTGAAGCCCTTGTCTCCGAAGCGGCAGACGGGCTGGTCAAGCAATTTAAGGCGGCCCAAGAGGCGCACTTTGAGTTGATTCCTCAAGAGCGGACGGCGGAAAGTCGAGATTTATCGACAGAGTATTTACGGCACTTTGTAAATTATGTGTATGACCGTTTTGATGAATTCAAGCTGGTACTTTGCGGCGCGGAAGGCACAAAATACGCAAATTATATCCATGATCTGGTGGAACTTGATGTGGAGCGTACCGAAACATATTATCGGCTCTTGCGGGAAAAGGGAAAAATCAAAGGGAGCATCAGCCATGAACTTCATCACATGATTACAAGTGCCTATTTTACCGCAGTATTTGAAACCGTCGTACATGACATGCCAAGAGAACAGGCGATGGGATATGTAGAAGAAATCGCAGTTTTCTTTAATTCAGGATGGGAGGGGCTTTTAAAGCTGGTATGA
- a CDS encoding chemotaxis protein yields MVNLENHRSEASFSILNKLVIFFGILVLIAGFILGAEAFYIAKASVHELADSIQTLKNAMRILWFLMVVVSIIITIVLTRTIVKPIKRKNKLSNLSTQFNNTILKIGDAVKLFDTNTAAVQQMGNKLVSDIKETASTINQIQTLAQAESITEITEN; encoded by the coding sequence ATGGTAAACTTAGAAAATCACCGAAGCGAGGCGAGTTTTTCTATTTTGAATAAACTTGTTATTTTTTTCGGTATATTGGTTTTGATTGCAGGTTTTATACTGGGAGCTGAAGCATTCTATATTGCAAAAGCATCCGTCCATGAATTAGCAGACAGCATACAGACATTAAAAAATGCTATGAGAATTTTATGGTTTTTGATGGTTGTAGTGTCAATCATTATTACTATTGTACTAACCCGCACAATAGTAAAGCCGATAAAAAGAAAAAATAAATTGTCTAATTTATCTACTCAATTTAATAACACCATCCTCAAAATAGGCGATGCTGTAAAGCTATTCGATACGAACACCGCCGCGGTGCAACAAATGGGTAACAAACTTGTGTCCGACATTAAGGAAACGGCAAGTACAATCAATCAGATACAGACTCTTGCACAAGCAGAAAGCATCACTGAAATAACGGAGAATTAA
- a CDS encoding DUF2715 domain-containing protein translates to MKKKKYFILIFIIYFIKPSLLFSEECPYKEKYSIQEKTSRNEKKWGFDRFVFAAAGGMGICVDLSPSNKADYTVFFGPSLKFDTQFLFKSGFSFLITNELNFPFLYDNTKKKIEPPTGPLWNFGFLSGYTFALKNDLEMTLAGGFGGVMMIMPQIITQFSLSKFFTEVCGLYFAVSNKFIIIPDIFFNTRNIYFLNIFDVVLGASFRIPHRTKNQHTQTQTSGY, encoded by the coding sequence ATGAAAAAAAAGAAATATTTTATATTAATATTTATTATATATTTTATAAAGCCTTCTTTGCTTTTTTCAGAAGAATGTCCATATAAGGAAAAATATTCCATTCAAGAAAAAACAAGTCGCAATGAAAAAAAATGGGGTTTTGACCGCTTTGTCTTTGCTGCTGCAGGGGGTATGGGCATATGTGTAGATCTTTCCCCTTCAAATAAAGCCGATTATACAGTCTTTTTCGGTCCCAGCTTAAAATTTGATACACAGTTTTTATTTAAATCCGGATTCTCTTTTTTAATTACAAATGAATTGAATTTTCCCTTCTTATATGATAACACAAAAAAGAAAATAGAACCTCCTACAGGTCCTCTATGGAATTTCGGTTTCTTATCCGGTTACACATTTGCTTTAAAAAACGATTTGGAAATGACGCTCGCGGGAGGCTTTGGAGGCGTTATGATGATTATGCCTCAAATTATTACCCAATTTAGCCTGTCAAAATTTTTTACAGAAGTCTGCGGACTTTATTTTGCAGTAAGCAATAAATTTATCATTATCCCCGACATATTTTTTAACACAAGAAATATTTATTTTCTTAATATTTTTGATGTAGTACTAGGAGCGTCATTCAGGATTCCCCACAGAACTAAAAATCAACATACCCAGACGCAAACGTCAGGGTATTAA
- the nagB gene encoding glucosamine-6-phosphate deaminase, which translates to MRLIIKNNYEDCSKWTADYICNKIIEFKPTKEKPFVLGLPTGSTPLGVYKELIKKHKEGLLSFKHIVTFNMDEYVGLEASHPQSYHYFMMDNFFNHIDIEPKNIHILNGMAKDKKKECEDYEKVILSYGKIHLFLGGIGADGHIAFNEPYSSLTSRTREKTLTRDTIIMNSRFFEGNEDLVPKTALTVGIGTIMDAEEVLIMATGHAKAEAVHQAVEGGVSHVWTVSALQLHPKSIIICDDAATDELKVKTVKYFLDIEKGK; encoded by the coding sequence ATGAGACTTATCATCAAAAATAATTATGAAGATTGTTCAAAATGGACTGCCGATTATATCTGCAATAAAATTATCGAATTTAAACCTACAAAAGAAAAGCCCTTTGTTTTAGGGCTCCCGACAGGTTCTACTCCCTTAGGGGTTTATAAGGAACTTATAAAAAAGCACAAAGAAGGTCTTTTATCCTTTAAGCATATAGTTACCTTTAATATGGATGAATATGTAGGCTTGGAAGCCTCCCATCCTCAAAGCTATCATTATTTTATGATGGATAATTTTTTTAATCATATCGACATTGAGCCTAAAAACATTCACATCTTAAACGGAATGGCCAAAGATAAGAAAAAGGAATGTGAGGACTATGAAAAGGTTATCCTCTCTTACGGGAAAATCCATTTATTTTTAGGCGGAATAGGGGCAGACGGACACATAGCTTTTAATGAGCCCTATTCCTCATTGACTTCCCGCACAAGAGAAAAAACCTTAACGCGGGATACCATCATAATGAATTCCCGCTTTTTTGAGGGAAATGAAGACCTTGTTCCAAAGACAGCCTTGACCGTAGGCATCGGCACGATTATGGATGCCGAAGAAGTTCTTATAATGGCAACAGGGCACGCTAAGGCTGAGGCTGTTCATCAAGCCGTCGAAGGGGGGGTAAGCCATGTATGGACTGTAAGCGCTTTACAACTTCATCCTAAATCCATTATAATCTGTGATGATGCTGCAACAGATGAACTTAAAGTAAAAACCGTAAAATACTTTTTGGATATCGAAAAAGGAAAATAG
- a CDS encoding AI-2E family transporter, with protein MYQENKHRLQTISFFVLLAGMLILVGKLFLPYASVLLWSAVIYVLVRPLYNKILSRMNKEKKTFPIKKRLLAGSFAIITVLVVAGVLFFVVIKIFGQGKILVQNIQSFLENINNSESGFSKNDIAAAVNRLSMGTVDISNLDLQKEFLSLLSSSSDKILRYATSLVKNAGSFFLSLVFFAFALYFFYVDGAYLFSLLKHAIPIENETSNKLFSKIGEITTNLFKGLFLVSFYQGLASFIVYLIFGVQSALLLAILTFFSTFLPLVGCGLIWFPVGVGLCFTDGLVKGLIFLIVAGSIISFMDNFLRPFFLKDRIKIHPLLIFFSMLGGVSMFSFDGIILGPMIVILFFTILDMALDIEEKKENEEDSFEHLV; from the coding sequence ATGTATCAAGAAAACAAACACAGGCTTCAAACTATTTCGTTCTTTGTATTACTTGCAGGAATGTTGATTCTTGTGGGTAAATTATTTTTGCCATATGCAAGCGTTTTATTATGGTCGGCAGTAATTTATGTTTTGGTAAGGCCCTTATATAATAAGATACTATCCAGGATGAATAAAGAGAAAAAAACTTTCCCGATAAAAAAAAGATTGCTTGCAGGCAGTTTTGCAATAATAACGGTTCTAGTTGTGGCAGGTGTTTTGTTTTTTGTGGTGATAAAAATATTCGGGCAAGGAAAAATCCTTGTTCAAAATATTCAAAGCTTTTTAGAAAACATAAATAATTCGGAATCGGGTTTTTCAAAAAACGATATAGCCGCAGCCGTAAACCGTTTATCTATGGGAACGGTAGATATTTCCAACCTTGATTTGCAAAAAGAATTTTTAAGTCTTTTATCTTCTTCTTCGGATAAAATATTGCGGTATGCAACAAGCCTTGTAAAAAATGCCGGTTCGTTTTTTTTATCCCTTGTTTTTTTTGCCTTTGCTCTTTACTTTTTTTATGTAGACGGAGCTTATCTTTTCAGTTTGTTAAAACATGCCATTCCTATAGAGAATGAAACATCAAATAAACTTTTTTCTAAAATAGGCGAAATTACAACCAATCTTTTTAAGGGACTTTTTTTGGTTTCGTTTTATCAAGGTCTTGCATCTTTTATAGTTTATCTTATATTCGGTGTGCAAAGTGCATTATTGCTTGCAATTCTAACCTTTTTTAGTACATTTTTACCCCTTGTCGGCTGCGGTTTAATTTGGTTTCCTGTAGGAGTAGGACTATGCTTTACGGACGGGCTTGTAAAGGGCCTTATCTTTTTGATTGTTGCAGGGTCGATAATCAGCTTTATGGATAACTTTCTACGCCCCTTCTTTTTGAAGGATAGAATAAAGATACATCCTCTTTTAATCTTTTTTTCAATGCTGGGCGGAGTGAGTATGTTTTCATTTGACGGTATTATTTTAGGACCGATGATTGTAATCTTGTTCTTTACGATTTTAGATATGGCTTTGGATATAGAAGAAAAAAAAGAAAATGAAGAAGACAGTTTTGAGCATTTAGTATAA
- a CDS encoding ribonucleotide-diphosphate reductase subunit beta, whose product MITEKTILPHKALFNENGDIETHKRKMIGGNTTNLNDFNNMKYSWASDWYRQAMNNFWIPEEINMTTDVQDYRKLSVPEKTAYDKILSFLIFLDSIQTANLPNVGQYVTANEVNLCLTIQAFQEAVHSQSYSYMLDTICSPEERTEILYQWKDDEHLLRRNKFIGDLYNEFQTDKSALAFLKVCVANYILEGVYFYSGFMFFYNLGRNNKMPGSVQEIRYINRDENTHLWLFRSMIQELQKEEPQLFTPQNVELFRAMIKEGCEQEIAWGNYVIGNDIPGLNSQMITDYIQYLGNLRCENLGFAPIYEGHMEEPQSMSWVSQYSNANLIKTDFFEAKSTAYAKSSAMVDDL is encoded by the coding sequence ATGATAACGGAAAAAACTATTTTGCCTCATAAGGCCTTGTTTAATGAAAACGGAGATATAGAAACTCACAAGCGTAAAATGATTGGAGGAAACACCACCAACCTAAACGATTTTAACAATATGAAGTATTCATGGGCCAGCGATTGGTACCGTCAGGCTATGAATAATTTTTGGATACCCGAAGAAATAAATATGACAACCGACGTACAGGACTACCGAAAATTATCTGTTCCCGAAAAAACAGCCTACGATAAAATTCTTTCTTTTTTAATTTTTTTGGACAGTATTCAGACTGCAAATCTTCCTAATGTCGGCCAATATGTAACAGCCAACGAGGTGAACCTATGCCTTACCATTCAAGCCTTTCAAGAAGCCGTTCACTCGCAAAGTTACAGTTATATGCTCGACACAATTTGTTCTCCCGAAGAACGAACTGAAATCTTATATCAATGGAAAGATGATGAACATCTTTTACGCAGAAACAAATTTATCGGCGATTTATACAACGAATTTCAAACTGACAAGAGTGCTCTTGCCTTTTTAAAAGTCTGCGTTGCAAACTATATTTTGGAAGGAGTCTATTTTTATTCAGGTTTTATGTTCTTTTATAATTTGGGAAGAAACAATAAGATGCCAGGTTCGGTTCAAGAAATCCGTTATATCAACCGAGATGAAAATACACATCTCTGGCTTTTCCGCTCGATGATACAGGAACTTCAAAAAGAAGAGCCGCAACTATTTACTCCGCAAAATGTAGAGCTTTTTAGAGCCATGATAAAGGAAGGCTGTGAACAAGAAATAGCTTGGGGAAATTATGTTATAGGAAACGATATTCCCGGGCTTAACAGTCAGATGATTACCGACTATATTCAATATTTGGGAAACCTCAGATGCGAAAACCTAGGCTTTGCACCCATTTATGAAGGGCACATGGAAGAACCCCAATCTATGAGCTGGGTCAGCCAGTACAGCAATGCGAACCTGATTAAGACCGACTTCTTTGAAGCCAAGTCCACCGCCTACGCAAAATCATCGGCGATGGTAGATGACTTATAA
- a CDS encoding RNA polymerase sigma factor yields the protein MGNKIDLELLINQAGDSLWRFCLRLEKTRLDAEDLYQEAILKTIKLQDKIELNKNPKAFLFSIAVGIHKNKFRKFFRRIKLAPPSDKELESVSSPYEILPEIELEKKELKGEIEKAIFSLPEKIKISVLMFYSANMSIADISKHLNIPEGTVKSRLNRGRSILKTIIKESGYGIK from the coding sequence ATGGGAAATAAAATCGATTTAGAGCTTTTGATTAATCAAGCAGGCGATTCTCTTTGGCGCTTTTGTTTACGGCTTGAAAAGACAAGGCTTGATGCTGAAGACCTATATCAAGAGGCAATATTGAAAACAATTAAGCTGCAAGACAAAATAGAGCTTAACAAGAACCCTAAGGCTTTTTTATTTTCGATTGCTGTCGGAATACATAAAAATAAATTTCGTAAGTTTTTTAGAAGAATTAAACTTGCTCCTCCTTCAGACAAGGAGCTTGAATCTGTTTCTTCCCCTTATGAAATTTTACCGGAAATTGAATTAGAAAAAAAAGAATTGAAAGGAGAAATTGAAAAAGCAATTTTTTCTTTACCCGAAAAAATTAAGATAAGTGTTTTAATGTTTTATTCTGCAAATATGAGTATTGCAGATATTTCAAAACACTTAAATATACCGGAAGGTACAGTAAAGAGCAGGCTTAACAGAGGCCGCAGCATTTTAAAAACCATAATAAAGGAGAGCGGATATGGAATCAAATAA
- a CDS encoding MATE family efflux transporter has protein sequence MTDKREHLISGNMFKLMLELSIPGIIGMFVISLYSFVDAIFVGRYVSSVALGAVSLAYTFTLINNGIAVLVGIGSASVLSRAVGRSDQETVDSIMGNVLLLTLLFSLGTMTVGLIFAPQLLALIGAEGEMLRLGVSYLRIVYIGSLFVNFGQAANMVMRGEGRMGLAMLLMGISAVLNIILDAVFVIVLKKGLEGTAIATVISQVVLAICNFCYFVFFSKNVKFKHFKLQKSIVKETLSIGFSAMLMQVFALLQQAVMYSTLKRYGGEDQVILMGAFFRYMMLSFIPLWGISQGYQPFAGTNFGAQKFERVKKGTFLFYGFGLFLSLIFWLVFLIIPEQVLGLFLKNKELISLGRTNAMLAMSLFPLSAIMIINLTLFQALGKAKYAGILVIARQFLLYIPAVLILPVFFGTRGVWISTPIIDTLVTVISAFIVIKLFKKDLSPKDKPLSA, from the coding sequence ATGACGGATAAAAGAGAACATTTAATTTCAGGTAATATGTTCAAGTTGATGCTTGAGCTCAGCATTCCGGGCATTATCGGAATGTTTGTAATCAGCTTATACAGCTTTGTGGATGCAATATTCGTAGGAAGATATGTAAGCAGCGTAGCTTTAGGAGCAGTCAGTTTAGCCTATACATTTACACTGATAAATAACGGCATTGCCGTTTTAGTAGGTATAGGATCCGCTTCGGTTCTTTCGCGGGCGGTAGGAAGAAGCGACCAAGAAACTGTTGATTCCATTATGGGAAACGTCCTTTTGTTGACGCTTCTTTTTTCACTGGGAACTATGACAGTCGGGTTAATTTTTGCACCTCAACTTTTGGCTCTCATAGGAGCTGAAGGAGAAATGCTCCGATTGGGAGTGAGCTATTTAAGAATTGTATATATCGGTTCTCTCTTTGTAAACTTCGGTCAAGCAGCCAACATGGTTATGAGAGGAGAAGGCCGAATGGGGCTTGCCATGCTTTTGATGGGTATAAGTGCCGTACTAAATATTATTTTGGATGCGGTCTTTGTAATTGTTTTAAAAAAGGGACTTGAAGGCACCGCTATAGCAACCGTAATATCTCAAGTGGTTCTTGCAATCTGTAATTTTTGTTACTTCGTATTCTTCAGTAAAAACGTTAAATTCAAACACTTTAAGCTTCAAAAAAGTATCGTAAAAGAAACTCTTTCAATCGGCTTTTCTGCAATGTTGATGCAAGTCTTTGCTCTTTTACAGCAGGCAGTTATGTATTCTACATTAAAAAGATACGGCGGAGAAGATCAGGTAATTTTGATGGGTGCTTTTTTTAGATATATGATGTTATCCTTTATTCCTCTTTGGGGAATAAGTCAAGGCTATCAGCCCTTTGCAGGAACCAATTTCGGAGCACAAAAATTTGAAAGGGTAAAAAAAGGAACATTTCTTTTTTACGGCTTCGGATTATTTTTATCACTGATATTTTGGCTGGTATTTTTAATTATACCTGAACAGGTTTTGGGTCTCTTTTTGAAAAATAAAGAGCTTATATCTTTAGGAAGAACGAATGCAATGCTTGCTATGTCTTTATTTCCTTTGTCGGCAATTATGATTATCAATTTAACCCTCTTTCAAGCTTTGGGTAAAGCGAAATATGCAGGCATACTGGTAATTGCCCGCCAATTTTTACTTTATATTCCGGCCGTATTAATTCTCCCCGTATTTTTTGGAACACGGGGAGTTTGGATTTCAACCCCAATAATAGACACACTGGTTACGGTTATATCCGCATTTATAGTGATTAAACTTTTTAAAAAAGATTTAAGCCCTAAAGATAAACCATTGAGCGCATAA